One Acidobacteriota bacterium genomic window, CCGGTGGAGCTCCTCGCCGAGGGCCTTGCGCAACGCCCCTTCGCTGCTCGCCTGGGCTTCCTCGAGGCGAATGCGCAGGTCCAGGAAGCGATTGTTGACCCCGCGCAGAGCGACGGTCACGGCCCAGCCGTCCGCTTCCCCCGAGGCCTGTCCGAAGCCGGTCATGCTGCGCATGGATGCTCCCCTTGCTGGTCCTGCTGCTTTTGCTCAAAGCTCATGGCCTGATGCTCCGTCTCGTCATCCCTCGGTGTGCCCGTGGTCAGGCATCGAATTGCAGATCGTAGAGCCGCCGGTAGGTGCCGTTGTGCTCCAGCAGCTCGTCGTGGGTGCCCTGCTCCTCCACCCGCCCGTCCACCATCACCACGATGCGGTCCGCCTTCACCACCGTCGAGAGGCGGTGGGCAATGACCAGGGTCGTACGACCTTCGGTGAGATTGTAGAGGGCCTTTTGCACCAGCGCTTCCGACTCCGAGTCGAGGTGCGAGGTAGCCTCGTCGAGAATCAGGATGGGAGCGTCCTTGAGCAGTGCCCGGGCGATGGCCAGGCGCTGACGCTGTCCGCCGGAGAGGCGCAGCCCCCCCTCGCCGATGAAAGTGTCGTAGCCCTCCGGCAGCTGCTGGATGAAGTCGTCGGCGTAGGCCGCCTGGGCTGCCTCCTGTACCCGCTCCAGGGGCAGGTCGGAGCGCCCGTAGGCGATGTTGTTGCGCACCGTGTCGTCGAAGAGGACCGTATCCTGGGTGACGATGCCGATGAGGGCTCGCAGGCTCGCCAGGGGCATCTCCTTGATGTCGACGCCGTCCACCGTCACCCGACCGCTGTCGGGATCGAAAAAGCGCGGCAGCAGGTTCACCAGGGTCGACTTGCCGGCACCGGAGGAACCCACCAACGCCACCATCTTCCCCTTCGGTACCGACAGCTGGATCTCCTTGAGCACCCGGCGATGGTCGTAACCGAAGGTCACATCCTCGAACTCCACCCCCTGCTCCACCGTCTCCACCCGGGGGCCGTCGGGATTGTCCTCGATGTCGTTGGGCAAGAGCATGAGATCCGCCACCCGATGGGCCGCCGCCAGGGCCTCCTGGAGCATCAGATTGACCTTGTTGAGGCGCCGGATGGGGTCGTACATGAGCAGCAGCGTGGTGAGGAATTGCACCAGCACGCTGACGCTGAGCTCGCCGGCGCGGATGCTCTGGCCGGCGTAGATGAGCAGCGCCGCCGAGCCCAGGGCCGCCATGGTCTCGATCACCGGGCTCGACAGGTTGGACAGCACCTGGGCCCGCAGATTGACGCGCAGGTGGCGGTGGGTCGCGCGGGAGAAGCGCGCCAGCTCGAAGTCCTCCATGCCGAAGGCCTTGACCACCCGGTGGCCGCGAATACCCTCCGCCAGCAGCTGGGCCAGGTCTGCCATGCGCTCCTGACTGCGGTGGCTGGTGCCTCGGATGCCCTTGCCGAAGCGCACGATGGGGTACAGGATCACCGGCGTCACCACCAGGCAGATCACCGCCAGCTTGAAGTGGATGGAGAGCAGCATCACCAACATGGTGAGCAGGGTCGCGCTCTGCTGGAAAAAGTCCAGCAGACGATTGGACACCGCCACCTGCATCATGGTGACGTCGTTGACCACCCGGCTCACCAGCTCACCGGAGGAATGCTCGGCGTGGAAGCGGCTGGACTGCTGGAGCAGCTTGCCGTAGAGCTGATTGCGGATGTCGGTGGTTACCCCCAGCCCCACCCGCTGGAAGGAGTAGCCACTGACGAAAGAAGCGAGACTGCGAATGGCGTAGATCAGCACGAAGAGCAGGGGCAGGAAGTACACCACCGACTGGGCATCGATGCCGAATCTACGCTTCAGGCCCTCGTAGGCGGCGGTGAGATGGCCCTCGAGGTCGAGGCTCTCGGCCCACTCCTCCCAGATGGGCACCGGCTCCTCGACCGCGTCTTCAGAGGATGCGGCCTCGGCGGAATCGCTGGCCGAATCCCCAGTGGCCGCTCCTTCGTCGTCGGAGTCACCGCCCAAGAAGCCCAAGGCCGATGGGGTTTCGTCCCCCGCCAGCAGAACCTCGCTGAAGATCGGCTCGATGAGGGAGATCATGCCAGCGGTGGTGGCGGCGAAGAGCAGCACCGCCAAGAACGCCGTCACCGCCCATGGCACGTAGCGCCGTAGATGAGGCCAGAAGAAGCGCAGCAGCTTCACGAGGCATCCTCCGACGCCGCGGTCTTTACGGGCTCGGGCTCCTGAGCTCGTCCAGCCAAGGTCGAGCCGTTCTCCGTCGCCCCGCCCTCTACCATTTCCAACACCGCCCGTGCTGCCCGGGAGCTGGCGCCCCTCTCGCCGAGCCGGGGCCGCAGCTCCGTCAGTCCGCGGCGCATCTCATCCACCGCCCGGCGGTCCCGCAGCAGAGCCAACGCCTCCCGGGCGGCGCCCTCCGGGGATGCCTGATGCTGCAGCAGCTCCGGCACCACCCGGCGCTCCAGCACCAGATTCACCAAGCTGAAGAACGGCAGCCGCACCAGCATCTTCGCTAGCAGGTAGGAGCCCAGAGACAAGCGGTAGAGAACGATGAGGGGGGTGCGCAGCAGTCCCGTCTCCAGGGTCGCCGTACCCGAGGCGCAGAACGCCAGGTGACTATCCGCCACCGCATCGAAGCGGCCGTGCTGGGCCTTTCCGGAGTCCTGGGCGCCCCCGGACCCGGCTCCGCCGACCACCTCCACCGGCACTTTGGAGCGCTCAAGGATCGGCCGCACCAGCTCTTCGGAAATCGTGGGGGCCCGCACCAGGCGGACGAAGAGGGGAACTTCCCGGGCCATGAGCTCCGCAGCCTCGAGCATCGCCGGAAGCAGCGAAGCGACCTCGCCGGGACGGGATCCCGGCAGCAAGGCCAGGCGATAGGGGGCCTCCTCCGGCACTTTCGGCTGCGACTCTGAGCTCTCTTCCCAAGCCTGCGCCAGCTCCGGTACTTCGTCCACCAGCGGATGCCCCACGTGGCGAGCGTCGACGCCATGGCCGCGGTAGAAGTCCAGCTCGAAGGGGAAGAGCACCAGCATGCGATCTACCCGCTGGGCGATCTGGCGCACCCGGCCCCGGCGCCAGGCCCAAATCTGAGGACTGATGTAGTAGACCACCTTCACCCCGCGAGCGCTGAGCTCCTTGGCCAGGCGGAGGTTGAACTCGGGGAAATCCACCAGCACCGCCACCGCCGGCCGGCGGCGATCGACCTCTTCGAGAATCTGGCGAAAGACCTGCTTCGCCTTCTTCAAAACCTTGAGCACCTCGACGATGCCTACCACCGCGATGTCCTCGTCGGACACCGCCTCCAGGCCCGCGGCGCGGACCTCTCCCCCGCCGAAACCGAAGGCCCGAACCTGCGGCCGCAGACGGCGGATCTCGGTGAGCAGACGGGCAGCGTGGAGGTCTCCGGAAGCCTCCCCCGCCACCAGCAGCAGGTCGTCGCGGCTCAAGGCTGACGTCTCCGGAGCCTGGCGGCAGCGCTAGCAATCATGGGAAGGAAGCCGGGGGTTGGGCGGGGAACGGAAACATCAAGAAGGCCAGCAGCAGGCCGCCGCCCAGCAGGCCGAGGAAAATCTGTAGGAAGAGCTTGATCCGGCCGCGCCATTCGTAGCGCCAGAGGCCGGCGAAGAAGAGCGAGACCAAGAGTGCGTAGAGCACCATCAGGCCGAAATGGCTATCGAGCACGGGAGCTCCCGGAGTGGGCGGCCGGTGCCGGGTGGGCGGAAGTCTGCAGTCGCAGGATCATGGTTTGCGGCCGGTGGCGATATCCCAGGCGTCGAGCACCAGCAGGAGGTTCATCAGCCCGGCTCCCAGAAGGAAGGCTCCTCCGTACTCGAAGGCCGGCCGCGTCAGGTCGCCGGCGTATTCCAGGCCGAAGCGCAGGATGAAATAGGGCAGTCCCATCCCCATGGCGCCGAGAGTGGCCAGCCGTTCCAGCGGTGCTGCTCCCCCCTGGGGCAAACCGCCCTGGATCCGCCAACCGACGTAGATGGCGGCGAAGATCACCACCAGAAAGAACACTCCTCGTCCCCAGCGTCGAAGATAGAAGTGTCCGGCCCCGGGGCATAGCCAGGCGAGACCGGCGGCGATCCAAGGACTGCCCATCGGCTCCCGGGTTGGGGGCTGGGCCGGATTCTCGGTGCTGGATGGACGCGCCTCGGCTGCCGGGGAGCTGCTCTCCTCGGAGCCGGAACCGTCGGTCGTTGATGTCGAAGTCCTGGCCACCGTGGCTCACTCCCCTAAGAAATGCCCGTCACCGATGCTGTTGAGCAACAGGCGGATCGATCCCGGGGCACCGTGGTGTGTAGTCGAAGAGAAAGCCCCCGCCAACGGCGAGCTGCTAGCTACCGGACTCCCGGGCTAGTAAGCGATGGCCGCTTATTGATTGAGCAGCTCGCGCAGCTCTTTGCCGGGCTTGAAGTAGGGAATGCGCTTGGGCGGAACTTCCACCCGGTCACCGGTTTTGGGATTGCGCCCGATACGCGCTCCCCGGCGACGAATGCGGAAACTGCCGAAGCCCCGCAGCTCGATCTTCTCGCCATCCCGCAGGGATTGGACAATGCTGTCGAAGACCGTATTGACGATGATCTCAGCGTGTTTCTTGGTGAGTTGAGTCGAC contains:
- a CDS encoding ABC transporter ATP-binding protein, producing the protein MKLLRFFWPHLRRYVPWAVTAFLAVLLFAATTAGMISLIEPIFSEVLLAGDETPSALGFLGGDSDDEGAATGDSASDSAEAASSEDAVEEPVPIWEEWAESLDLEGHLTAAYEGLKRRFGIDAQSVVYFLPLLFVLIYAIRSLASFVSGYSFQRVGLGVTTDIRNQLYGKLLQQSSRFHAEHSSGELVSRVVNDVTMMQVAVSNRLLDFFQQSATLLTMLVMLLSIHFKLAVICLVVTPVILYPIVRFGKGIRGTSHRSQERMADLAQLLAEGIRGHRVVKAFGMEDFELARFSRATHRHLRVNLRAQVLSNLSSPVIETMAALGSAALLIYAGQSIRAGELSVSVLVQFLTTLLLMYDPIRRLNKVNLMLQEALAAAHRVADLMLLPNDIEDNPDGPRVETVEQGVEFEDVTFGYDHRRVLKEIQLSVPKGKMVALVGSSGAGKSTLVNLLPRFFDPDSGRVTVDGVDIKEMPLASLRALIGIVTQDTVLFDDTVRNNIAYGRSDLPLERVQEAAQAAYADDFIQQLPEGYDTFIGEGGLRLSGGQRQRLAIARALLKDAPILILDEATSHLDSESEALVQKALYNLTEGRTTLVIAHRLSTVVKADRIVVMVDGRVEEQGTHDELLEHNGTYRRLYDLQFDA
- the lpxB gene encoding lipid-A-disaccharide synthase codes for the protein MSRDDLLLVAGEASGDLHAARLLTEIRRLRPQVRAFGFGGGEVRAAGLEAVSDEDIAVVGIVEVLKVLKKAKQVFRQILEEVDRRRPAVAVLVDFPEFNLRLAKELSARGVKVVYYISPQIWAWRRGRVRQIAQRVDRMLVLFPFELDFYRGHGVDARHVGHPLVDEVPELAQAWEESSESQPKVPEEAPYRLALLPGSRPGEVASLLPAMLEAAELMAREVPLFVRLVRAPTISEELVRPILERSKVPVEVVGGAGSGGAQDSGKAQHGRFDAVADSHLAFCASGTATLETGLLRTPLIVLYRLSLGSYLLAKMLVRLPFFSLVNLVLERRVVPELLQHQASPEGAAREALALLRDRRAVDEMRRGLTELRPRLGERGASSRAARAVLEMVEGGATENGSTLAGRAQEPEPVKTAASEDAS
- a CDS encoding DUF6677 family protein — protein: MGSPWIAAGLAWLCPGAGHFYLRRWGRGVFFLVVIFAAIYVGWRIQGGLPQGGAAPLERLATLGAMGMGLPYFILRFGLEYAGDLTRPAFEYGGAFLLGAGLMNLLLVLDAWDIATGRKP
- a CDS encoding integration host factor subunit beta encodes the protein MPTQGGMTKAELVDEVAKSTQLTKKHAEIIVNTVFDSIVQSLRDGEKIELRGFGSFRIRRRGARIGRNPKTGDRVEVPPKRIPYFKPGKELRELLNQ